In one Streptomyces sp. NBC_01288 genomic region, the following are encoded:
- a CDS encoding universal stress protein codes for MTRPITAGVDGSAESLAALAWAGREAVRRGLALRVVHVWRYEEHQDLDAGDREIQERWVRDAADEAAREVAERHPRLDITTDVLEGDPVDALTAAAADAELLVLGSRGHGPVVGFLLGSVGQQVIADSLRPVVLVRAGDEAAGEAAGREIVVGQHGDPEDSAAALGFAFETAAARGATVRAVRAWTLPPVFAYSPGSMRLLDEAGGLEPYEKKGLAEALEPWRKRFPDVPVVEHVEIGSAGQVLLSVAGRAQLMVVGRRAHRTAVGARIGSVAHGVLHHAECPVAVVPTS; via the coding sequence ATGACACGACCGATCACCGCAGGCGTCGACGGATCGGCGGAGAGTCTCGCCGCACTCGCCTGGGCGGGCCGGGAGGCCGTACGGCGGGGGCTGGCGCTGCGTGTCGTGCATGTCTGGCGGTACGAGGAGCACCAGGACCTTGATGCCGGGGACCGGGAGATTCAGGAGCGATGGGTGCGGGACGCGGCCGACGAGGCCGCCCGGGAGGTTGCCGAACGCCACCCCCGTCTGGACATCACCACCGACGTCCTGGAGGGCGACCCCGTCGACGCGCTGACCGCCGCCGCTGCCGACGCCGAACTCCTGGTCCTCGGCTCACGCGGCCACGGGCCCGTCGTCGGCTTCCTGCTCGGTTCCGTCGGCCAGCAGGTGATCGCCGATTCCCTACGGCCCGTCGTGCTCGTGCGCGCCGGGGACGAAGCCGCCGGGGAGGCCGCCGGGCGCGAGATCGTCGTGGGCCAGCACGGGGACCCCGAGGACAGCGCCGCCGCGCTGGGCTTCGCCTTCGAGACGGCGGCGGCGCGGGGAGCTACGGTCCGTGCCGTGCGGGCGTGGACCCTGCCGCCGGTGTTCGCCTACAGCCCGGGCTCCATGCGGCTCCTCGACGAGGCCGGCGGCCTGGAACCGTACGAGAAGAAGGGCCTCGCCGAGGCGCTGGAGCCGTGGCGGAAGCGCTTCCCCGACGTGCCCGTGGTCGAGCACGTGGAGATCGGCAGCGCGGGGCAGGTGCTGCTGTCGGTCGCGGGGCGCGCCCAGTTGATGGTCGTCGGGCGGCGCGCCCACCGTACGGCGGTGGGCGCGCGGATCGGCTCGGTCGCGCACGGGGTGCTGCATCA